The Mesorhizobium sp. INR15 region GAGGGGCCATCGAACCGCGTTGCCTTCGCCGCCGCCAAAGCGGTTGCGGAATCTCAGTCGAGCGCTGTGCGTTTCAACCCGCTTTTCCTTCACGCCACCGTTGGGCTCGGCAAGACGCACCTCTTGCAGGCGATCGCGGCGGAATCGCTGAAGCAGAACCCCAAGTCGCGCGTCGTCTACCTGACGGCTGAATACTTCATGTGGCGCTTTGCCACCGCGATCCGTGACAACAATGCGCTGACGCTCAAGGAGCAGTTGCGCGATATCGACCTTTTGATCATCGACGACATGCAGTTCCTGCAAGGCAAGTCGATCCAGCATGAGTTCTGCCATCTGATCAACATGCTGCTCGACAGCGCCAAGCAGGTGGTGGTCGCCGCCGACCGCCCGCCATCGGAACTGGAATCGCTCGAACCCCGCGTCCGCTCGCGCCTCAACGGCGGCGTAGCGCTCGAAATGTCGGCGCCCGACTTCGCCATGCGCCTCGGCATGCTCAAACTGAGGCTTGCCACCGCCAAGACCGATGATGCATCGCTCAACATCTCGGAAGAGATCCTCAATCACGTTGCCCGCACCGTCACGGGCAGCGGACGCGAACTGGAAGGCGCCTTCAACCAGTTGCTGTTCCGCCAATCCTTCGAGCCGCAGATCACCATCGACCGCATCGATGAGATCCTTGGCCATATCTATCGCTCGGGCGAGCCCAAACGGGTCCGCATCGAGGACATCCAGCGCATCGTGGCGCGGCACTACAACGTGTCGAAGACCGAATTGCTGTCCAATCGGCGCACGCGCACCATCGTCAAGCCGCGTCAGGTCGCGATGTATCTGTCGAAGGTGATGACGCCACGCTCGCTGCCTGAGATTGGAAGGCGTTTCGGCGGCCGCGACCACACCACGGTGCTGCACGCCGTGCGCAAGATCGAGGACCTTTCCGGCAACGACAACACGCTGGCACAGGAACTCGAACTGCTGAGAAGGCTGATCAACGACCAGGCCTGACCAGCTGGAAAAACGTGAGTTCGCGGACTTCGACCCGTTTATCCCCAGAAAGCCCGCGTAGCCGGCACGAACCGGCGGCGCGGGCTTGCGTTCGCTGGTTTTTTCCTGTCAGTTTGTGCAGATTCTGAGCCTGTTCAGACCTTTCGCGGGGCGCCGCTCGCCGGAGACCCGCTCATCCATTCAAGCGAGCCTGTTTCGTCATGCGTGTTATCCTGGAACGGTCAAATCTCCTGAAGTCCCTCAACCACGTTCACCGTGTGGTCGAGCGGCGAAACACCATACCGATCCTGTCCAACGTGCTGCTCAGTGCCGAGGGCGCCAGCCTCGAAATGAAGGCCACCGATCTCGACCTGGAAGTGACCGAGGCGACGCCCGCCAAGGTCGAGCGCGGCGGGGCAACGACGGTTCCGGCACATCTGCTCTACGACATCGTGCGCAAGCTGGCCGACGGAGCGGAGGTCATGCTCAAGACCGACGAAGACGGCAACGCCATGACGGTGACTTCAGGCCGTTCGAGCTTCCGCATGCAATGCCTGCCTCAGTCCGATTTCCCGGAACTTTCGGCAGGGTCCTTCTCGCATATTTTCCGCCTCGATTCGGTCTCGCTCAAGGGCCTGATCGAGAAGACGCAATTTGCCATCTCCACCGAGGAGACGCGCTACTATTTGAACGGCATCTACCTGCACACACATGAGGTGGGCGGCAAGCTGAAGCTGCGCTCGGTCGCGACCGACGGCCACCGCCTGGCACGCGCCGAGATGGACGCGCCAGCAGGGTCCGAGGGCATGCCGGGCATCATCATTCCGCGCAAGACAGTCAGCGAGCTGCAGAAGCTGGTCGACGATCCGGATGTCGCGGTGACCACCGAACTGTCCGACACCAAGATCCGCTTTACCATCGGCAGTGTTGTTTTGACCTCGAAACTGATCGACGGCACCTTCCCGGACTATCAGCGGGTTATTCCGACCGGCAACGACAAGAAGCTGATCATCGACCGGCAGAGCTTCGCCGCCGCTGTCGACCGTGTCTCGACAATCTCTTCCGAACGTGGCCGGGCGGTGAAACTGACGATCAGCGAGGGGCAGGTGACGCTTGCGGTCAACAACCCGGATTCGGGCAGCGCCACCGAGGAACTGGCCGCGGACTATTCGGCCGATCCGATCGAAATCGGCTTCAACGCCAAGTATCTGCTCGACGTCGCCGCCCAGCTGACCGGTACGGAAGCCAAATTCATGCTGGCCGATGCCGGCTCGCCGACGCTGATCCACGACATGGCCGACGAAACCGCGCTCTATGTGCTGATGCCGATGCGGGTTTAGGCCGCGACACGTAGCGAGATACGGCTCCGCCACGCGGCCGGTGGTGACTGCGATGGTTGCGGCGATTTCCACAGGCGGATAGCGGTTGCCGGAACAGACCCACATAGGTAAGCTTACACTTACTAATTTCCGTAATTACGCGACGCTAACGGTCGACCTAAAGCCGGGTGCCGTGGTGTTTTCTGGCGACAATGGTGCCGGGAAGACCAATCTTCTGGAAGCAATCTCCCTTTTGACACCTGGGCGCGGCCTGCGCCGTGCTCCTTATGCCGATGTCTCCCGCGAGGGCGGCGACGGCGGCTTCGCGCTGCATGCCCGACTCGACGGGCCAGGCGGCGAGATCGAGATCGGCACCGGAATAACTGGCGGCGATGCGCCCGGCGAAGGCGGCCGGCGGGTGCGCATCAACGGGGCACCCGCACGCTCGGCGGAAGATATGCTGGAATGGCTGCGCGTGGTTTGGCTGACGCCAGCCATGGACGCGCTGTTCACCGGACCTGCGGCCGACCGCAGGCGCTTTCTTGACAGGTTGGTGCTGGCGATCGACCCAGGCCACGGCCAGCGGGCGCTTGATTATGAGAAAGCAATGCGGGGCCGCAACCGACTGCTCACCGAAGGCTCGCGGGATGGCGGCTGGTTCGATGCCATCGAGATGCAAATGGCCGAAACTGGCGTGGCAATTGCGGCAGCGCGTGCGGAACTGGTGCGGCTGCTGGCCGCCATGATCGACAGGCTGCCCGGCGCCGGACCATTTCCGCAGGCCGATATCGGGCTCTCCGGCGACCTGGAAGGCGCCGTCGCCATCAGCCCCGCCGTAGATGTCGAAGAGCGTTTCCGCGCTGCACTTGCCCAGGGGCGCGACCGCGACCGGGCAGCCGGACGCACACTGGAAGGACCACACCGGTCGGATTTGGTGGTTCGGCATCGGCCCAAGGCGATGCCTGCCGAACTCTGCTCGACGGGCGAACAGAAGGCGCTGCTGGTCGGCATCGTCCTGTCCCATGCGCGTTTGACAGGGGAAATGTCGGGCATGACACCGATCCTGCTGCTCGACGAAATCGCCGCGCATCTCGATGCTGGCCGGCGCGCCGCGCTGTTTTCGATCCTGGAGGAATTGAACTGCCAGGCATTCATGACGGGAACCGATGCCGCGTTGTTCTCCAGTCTGGCGGGCCGTGCACAATTCCTGACGGTCGACCACGGCACGGTCTCGCCAACTGTTTTGTGAACACCTGACAAGGTTTTTCTCCCGCTATATGGTCTCGACATGACCACTGCGCTCACCGCCGACGAGATCGAACGCTATGCCCGCCACATCGTGCTGCCGGAAATCGGCGGCGCCGGCCAGCAGAAGCTGAAGCAGGCGCGGGTGCTGGTGATCGGCGCCGGCGGGCTTGGCGCACCGGTGCTGGAATATCTCGCGGCCGCCGGCGTCGGCACGCTCGGCGTGGTCGACGACGACACCGTCTCCCTCTCCAACCTGCAGCGCCAGGTCATCCACGGCACCGACACCGTCGGCATGCTGAAGACCGATAGCGCCAGGGCGGCTATCGCCCGCATCAATCCCAACACCGCTGTCGAAACACACGCATTCAGACTGACGGCGGACGATGCCCCTGCCCTCGTCGCCCGCTACGACATGGTCATCGACGGTTCCGACAATTTCGATACCCGCTATATGGTCGCCGATGCCTGCGCGGCGGAGAAAAAGCCGCTCGTGCATGCCGCGGTCGGCCGTTTCGATGGCTCGGTCACCGTGCTGATACCGTTCGAGACGGGCAAGGATGGGCAACCGAACCCGGGTTACCGCGATCTCTTCCCGGCGCCGCCGCCACCCGGCCTGGTGCCGTCCTGCGCGGTGGCGGGCGTCCTCGGAGCGCTGACCGGTGTCATCGGCACGCTGCAGGCCATGGAGGCGATCAAGCTGATTACCGGCATCGGCGAGCCGCTGGTCGGCCGGCTCCTGCTCTACGATGCACTTGGAGCGCGCTTCGACACAATCCGCTACAAGCGAAGCCAGCGCTGATGAGCAAGGCCATGGCTGTCTCCGTGACCCAGTTCCCAGCCAATTTCGAACGCTGGGAAGAAATCCTGGCGCTGATTATGCGCGCCTTCGCCTCGATGGACGGTGTCATCGACCCGCCCTCGTCGGCGCATCAACTCACGGTCGACAATCTGCGGGCCAAGGCCAGGCATGAGACCGGGTTCGTTGCGCTGAATGACGGCAAGATCGTCGGCTGCGTCTTCGTTCTGGAGCGGCCTGCCGATGTCTATGTCGGCAAGCTCGCTGTCGATCCGGATTGCCAGGGCCAAGGAATCGGCAAGCAATTGATGCGGGCCGTCGAGGATTTTGCCCGCACCCGCGCCAAGCCTGTCATCGAGCTTCAGACGCGAATCGAGTTGACCGGAAATCACGCGGCCTTTGCCCGCCTCGGCTTTCGGGAAACCGAACGAACGGCGCATGAGGGCTATGACAGGCCGACCTCGATCACCATGAGAAAGACCGTTTGGTAAGTCTTAACTAACATTATTTGCCGGGGTTCGCCGGGAGAGCTGGCGGTCACGTCCGCAATGGCAGCACGCGGTCCGGCGGGCGATGACCGTCGACGAAGGCGCGAATGTTGATGATGACCTTCTCGCCCATGTCGATGCGGCCCTCGAGCGTCGCCGAACCCATATGCGGCAACAGCACCACCTTACCCTTGGCGGCCAGCTTCAGCAGCTTGCCGTTCAAGGCCGGCTCATGTTCGTAGACGTCAAGGCCGGCGCCGGCGATCTTGTTGTCCTGGATGAGCTTGACCAGCGCCTCCTCATCAATGATGTCGCCGCGCGCCGTGTTGACGACATAGGCGGTGGGCTGCAGCAAGGCCAGGCGCCGCGCCGAGAGCAGATGGAAGGTCGCCGGCGTCGACGGGCAATTGACCGAGATGATGTCCATCCGGGCCAGCATCTGGTCGAGGCTTTCCCAATAGGTCGCTTCCAGCCCATCCTCGACCGCCGGCAGAACGCGATGGCGATTGTGGTAGTGGATCGAAAGGCCGAAGGCCTTGGCTCGCCTGGCGACGGCAGTGCCGATGCGGCCCATGCCGACAATGCCGAGCCGTTTGCCCCAGATGCGCCGGCCAAGCATCCAGGTCGGTGACCAGCCGGCCCATTTCTTGTCGCTGGTCAGCACGTTGGCGCCTTCCGCCAGCCGGCGCGGCACCGCCAGCATCAGCGCCATGGTCATATCGGCGGTGTCCTCGGTCAGCACGTTGGGCGTGTTGGTGACGGTGATGCCCCGCTTCGCCGCAGCCGCGACATCGATCTTGTCGACGCCGTTGCCGAAATTCGCGATCAGCTTGAGGTTGTCGCCTGCCTGCTCGATCAACGCCGCATCGATCTGGTCGGTTACCGTCGGCACCAGCACGTCGGCCTCCTTGACCGCCGCCACCAGTTCCGGCTGCGTCATCGGCCTGTCCTCGACATTGAGCCGGGCGTCGAACAACTCGCGCATGCGGGTCTCGACCGGGTCCGGCAACTTGCGCGTGATGACGACGAGAGGCTTCTTTTTGCCTGCCATTGTTTCCTCGAACCCCGATCTCGTTGAGACCTCTTTAACCAAGACAGGCGAAACTGAAAGCCCGGTCGCGGCACCAGTTACCCATGTAACAAGCGGTTCCGCCGAAGACAAAGAAAAAGGGGCGCCAACGCCGAAGGGCGAGCGCCGAAAGGAACGAAAGTGTCTGGTTTCGCGTCGCTTCGCCTGACCCTCAGCGCAGCATTTCTTGGCGCTCTCCTCTATTCTCCGCTGGTCGCGGCGCAGAGCGCCGCCGCCCCGGCGCAGAGTGTCGTCACGCTCGGCCCAAGCGGCTTGCCGCTGCCGCGCTTCGTCAGCCTGAAACCAGCGCGCGTCAACTCGCGTGTCGGCCCCGGCGCCAACTACTCCGTCAACTGGATGTATGTGAAGGCCGGCCTGCCGATGGAGGTCATCCAGGAATTCGATACATGGCGCCGCGTCCGCGATGCGGACGGTTCGGAAGGCTGGATCAACCAGTCGATGCTTTCAGGCCGGCGCACCGCTATCGTCGCGCCCTGGCAACGCGGCAAGGATGGTCAGGTCAATCTTCTCAACGGTCCGCAAAAAGACGCAGCGGTTATCGCTATCGTCGAGCCGGGTGTCATGGGCGCAATCAAGTCCTGCGACGGCCAGTGGTGCGAGATGACGCTTGGCGGTCACACCGGCTGGCTGGCCCAGTCGCTTGTCTGGGGCGCCTATCCCGGCGAGCGGGTCAAGGACTGACGTCTCCTAGTCAGGCCGCGATCTGTTTGGCTCCTAGTCAGGCCGCGATCTGTTTGGCCTAACGGCCGATGCGGCCGAGATGCGTGTCCTGAAAACCGCTTGGCAGCTTCAGGCCGTATCCCAGTGCACGGTCGATGGCGATGTGGGCGATCCAGATCAGCGCGACCGCCGTCACGGTCACATTGCCCAACAGTTTCCCGGCAAGCACCATCAGCACCGGCAGTATCAGAATGTGCAAGGCGTTGTAGCAGACAGCGCCGACGCGCGGCCCGGCGAGATAGCCAAACATCGACAGGTCAGGCGCCAGGATGAGCAAGGCGAATAGCCACCACGAGGCACCGGCGAGCGCGTAGAAGGCTATGGCGGCCACGGCGACGGAAGCCCATTCGAGCCGGATTGCCAAATTCAGGGATTTCATCCCCTGCGGCTCATTCGCAGCGCTTGGGACGCAGCCTCACGACGATATCGACATTGGCGATCTCCATACCCTCCGGCGGCTCCGGCAGGTTGGTGACCGTGACCGGACCGTTGGCGATATCGAAAATCCTGTTCTCGCCTTCGATATAGAAATGATGGTGGTCGGACGTATTGGTATCGAAGTAGGTCTTCGAGCCCTCGACGGCCAGGATGCGCAGCAGCCCCGCCTGGGTGAACTGGTGAAGGGCGTTGTAGACAGTGGCCAGCGACACCGGCACGCCGGCGGCAATCGCTTCCTCGTGCAGTTCCTCGGCCGACAGGTGGCGGTCACCCTTGGCGAACAGCAAGTCGGCCAGCGCAATGCGCTGGCGTGTCGGCCTGAGGCCGGCTTCACGAACCCGCTTGTCCACAGCGACATTTTCCTTCCGGGAACTCAGGTCCATCTGTTCGTCGATCCCCTTAGTTCCGCCCCAAGACACGTCCAGAATGGCAAAAAAATGAACTTCCGCCGAAACCCGACACCTTCCGACATATATTCTGTCGCAGGAATACGATCAATAGCGCGCATTGACCCGGGCAGACGGGCGGGTTAAGCGCAAACGCCGGTTTCCGGCCTGAAACAGATTGTGTTAGGAAACCAACGACAAGGGCGCGCTTACCGCCCGGGACATCATGGGGACGAAATTGATGGCGGGTTCGAAATCCAGCTACGACTACGAAGAATTGCTGGCCTGCGCCCGCGGCGAGCTGTTCGGAGAGGGCAATGCCCAGTTGCCCTATCCGCCGATGCTGATGTTCGACCGCATTACAGAGATCAGCGAAACCGGCGGCGCCTTTGACAAGGGCTTCATCCGCGCCGAATTCGACATCAAGCCCGACCTGTGGTTCTTCGCCTGCCATTTCATCGGCAATCCGATCATGCCGGGATGCCTGGGGCTCGACGCCATGTGGCAGTTGACGGGATTCTACCTCGGCTGGCTGGGCGAGCCGGGCAAGGGAATGGCGCTGTCGACCGGCGAAGTGAAGTTCAAGGGCATGGTAACGCCTGCGGTGAAGAAGGTCGAATATGGCATCGACTTCAAACGCGTGATGCGCGGCCGGTTGGTGCTTGGCATCGCCGATGGCTGGCTGAAGGCGGATGGCCAACCCATATACGCCGCGACGGATCTCAAGGTCGGCCTGTCGAAGCAGTCGGCGGTCGCCTGACCGGCACGGCTACAGCACCACGCTGCCCTGCTGGGAAGCTGTGGTAGTTTGATTTGCGCATGATCCCTTCCGAAGGCCAATCGCGGTTTTCGGGATCATGGGCTGGAAGGAGTTGCGAATGAGACGGGTCGTAGTCACGGGCCTCGGCATTGTGTCGTCAATCGGCAACAACGCAAACGAAGTGCAGACTTCGCTCCACGATGCCAGATCCGGCATCAGTTTCTCCGATTCATTCGCCGAGCATGGTTTCCGCTGCCAGGTCTGGGGTGCCCCGACACTCGATCCGACACCCATGATCGACCGCCGCGCCATGCGCTTTCTCTCGCAAGGTGCCGCGTGGAACCACGTCGCCATGGACCAGGCGATCGCCGATGCCGGCCTTGGCGAAGGCGACATCACCAATGATCGCACCGGCATCGTCATGGGCTCCGGCGGCCCCTCCACCCGCACCATTGTCGAAGCGGCCGAAACCACTTTGAAGAACAACAGCCCGAAGCGAATCGGCCCGTTCGCCGTGCCGAAGGCGATGTCCTCGACCGCTTCGGCGACGCTTGCCACCTGGTTCAAGATTCACGGCGTCAACTATTCGATCTCCTCGGCCTGCTCGACTTCGGCGCATTGCATCGGCAACGCCTATGAGCTGATCCAGTGGGGCAAGCAGGACGTGATGTTTGCCGGCGGCCACGAAGATCTCGACTGGACAATGTCGGACCTGTTCGACGCGATGGGCGCCATGTCGTCGAAGTTCAATGACCGGGCATCCGCCGCCTCACGCGCCTATGATGCCAACCGCGACGGCTTCGTCATCGCCGGCGGCGCCGGCGTGCTGGTGCTGGAAGAACTCGAGCATGCCAAGGCCCGCGGCGCCAAGATCTATGCCGAGATCGTCGGCTACGGCGCCACCTCGGACGGCTACGACATGGTGGCGCCGTCGGGCGAAGGCGCGATCCGCTGCATGCGGCAGGCGCTCGCGACCGTTTCGACGCCGGTCGACTACATCAACACGCACGGCACCTCGACACCGGTCGGCGATTCCAAGGAAATGGGCGCTATCCGCGAAGTGTTCGGCGAGAAGATGCCGCATATCACCTCGACAAAATCGCTGACCGGCCACTCGCTGGGTGCCGCAGGCGTGCAGGAATCCATCTACTCGATCCTGATGATGCAAGGCGGCTTCATCGGCGAAAGCGCCCATATCGAAAATCTCGACCCTGAGTTCGAAGGCATGCCGATCGTGCGAAAGCGCATCGACAACGCCAAGATCGACACCGTTTTGTCCAATTCGTTCGGTTTCGGTGGCACCAACGCAACGCTCGTTTTCCAGCGTTATTCCGCATAAGGATTTGCCGGCCATGGACGGATTGATGAAGGGCAAGCGCGGGCTTGTCATGGGTGTCGCCAACGATCATTCGATCGCCTGGGGCATCGCGCGGAAGTTGTCCGAACACGGGGCCGAACTGGCGTTCAGCTACCAGGGTGACGCCTTCGGGCGCCGGGTCAAGCCGCTGGCCGACAGGCTCGGTGCCTCGCTGGTCGTTCCCTGCGACGTCGAGGACAGCGCTTCGGTTGCCGCCACATTCGAAACCCTTGGCAACGCCTGGGGCAAGCTGGACTTCGTCGTCCACGCCATCGGCTTTTCCGACAAGAATGAACTGAAGGGCCTCTACGCCGACACCAGCAGGGACAATTTCGTCCGCACCATGGTCATCTCCTGCTATTCCTTCACCGAGATCGCCCGCCACGCTGCGGCCTTGATGCAGGACGGCGGATCGATGATCACGCTGACCTACGCGGGTTCCGTTCGCGTCATGCCGAACTACAACGTCATGGGCGTCGCAAAGGCCGGGCTTGAGGCCAGCGTGCGCTACCTCGCCAACGACTATGGACCGCGCGGCATCCGGGTGAACGGCATTTCGGCGGGGCCAGTGCGAACCCTGGCCGGCGCCGGCATTTCCGATGCCCGCCACATGTTTTCCTACCAGCAGCGCAATTCGCCCTTGCGCCGCACCGTCACGCTCGAGGAAGTCGGCGGCTCGGCGCTCTATCTCCTGTCCGACCTGTCATCGGGTGTTACCGGCGAAATCCACTATGTCGATTCCGGCTATCATATCGTCTCCATGCCGACGCTCGATGAATTGAAGCAGACGGATGGCGGACGAGACTGACCCGACGCCGGAAAAACGCCGGTTCCAGTAAAATTAGATGCATTAGCGGAAACCCATTTTAAGGAGGTGTCCGGTAAGAAGCCCCATAGTTTGGGGATTTTTGTAATGCCTGCCGTCAGCAACCCGAAGCGAACGCCGATGTTCCGGCTGCTTACCATCGCCAGTTCGGGCATCGGCAGTTTTGTTCTCGGCCTCTGGGGCTTGAGATTTGCGCTCGGCGACAGCATTGAAGGAATGCCGATTGGCCTGACGGTCGCGATTATGGCCGCCCTTTGCGCGCTCGCCGCGGCGGGAGCCGCGCTGTCCTTCTTCGCTGGCGTCGATGAATCGGTGGATTTTGTCTTCAAGGAAACCTACTTCGACAAGCTGACCGGCCTTTTGGCGCGCCCGGCGATGGTCGGCAAGATCGCCGAGGCCGCATGCGCGACGAGCAGGACCGGCGAACCGATGTTTCTCATCGACATCGATATCGACCGTTTCAAGCACATCAACGATGCCATCGGCTATAGCCATGGCGACGAACTGATCCGTGGGTTCACGAAGCGGTTGCGGGCTTGCGTGCCCGAAGGCGCCGTGATCGGCCGCATCGGCGCCGGCGAATTCGGGGTGCTGATCCCGGATCATGCGGTTCAAGGATCGATGGAAGGGCTCGTCGAGAAGATCATCGATGAGATGATGGAGCCCTACGAACTCAGCTCGCATATGCAATCGGTCAACCTGTCCGTCGGTATCGTGGCGATGCCGAAGGACGGTGTCGATCCCGTCCTCATCCTGCGCCGTTCCAACCTGGCGCTGCAAAATGCCCGTGCCAGCGGGGTCGGCAACTGGTCGGTTTTCCATTCAGAGATGGGCCGGGTGGCCGACCATCGCCAATGGGTTGAGTCCGAGTTGCTCACCGCGTTCGAGCGCGGCGACTTTGACCTTCATTACCAGCCGCAGCTCGACCTGCCGACCGGCCGCATCGTTGGCTACGAAGCGCTGATCCGCTGGAAGCATCCGGAGCGCGGCATGATCCCACCGATGGAATTCATTCCAATCGCCGAGGAAACCGGCATGATCGGCCCGATCGGCGAATGGGTGCTGCGCAAGGCTTGCAGTGATGCCCGCCATCTGCCCGACGACTGCTTCGTCGCCGTCAACATCTCGCCCGTCCAGTTCATGACCAAGGACTTTGTCGGCCTGGTGCGCGATACGATGGCGAGCACCGGCATCAAGCCATCACGGCTGGAGCTGGAAGTGACCGAAACGGCGATGATGCAGGACCGCGACCGCGCCGCGGCCATCCTGAAAGAGCTTGCCGACATGGGCATCTCGGTTGCCGTCGACGATTTCGGCACCGGCTATTCCAATCTGAGCTACCTGATCGACTTCTCGTTCGGCAAGCTGAAGATCGATCGTTCCTTCGTCAGCCGCATCGATACCGATTCCAGTTCCGGTGCGGTCGTCTCGACGATCGTTGGCCTGTCGCGCGCGCTCGGCGTCAGCATCATCGCCGAAGGCGTCGAGACCGAGAGCCAGGCGACGCTGCTCAGGGCAGCCGGTTGCGAAGTGGTGCAAGGGTATCTGTTTGGGCGGCCAGCGCCGCTCAAGATCAGGTCTGGCGATGCGCGCATTGCCGATGACGAGCGGCGCGTCGCCAATCTGCATTAAGTCTTTACTTTGAGACTGGTGGCGCGCGGCATCAACGCCGGGTAGCGAACACCTTGAACATGCCGTCGCGGGCCAGCTCGGCATGGCTTGAGAAGGCCGCCGACAATACCGGCTCGTAAGGCAACTGGCGATTTGCCACCATGAACAGCCGCCCGCCCGGCTTCAGCGCCTTGGCCACCGAGCGGATCATGCCAGCGCCGATTTCCGGCTCGGCCGCACGGCTGCGGTGAAAGGGCGGGTTCATGACGATGGCGTCATAGCGCTTTTCGACCGGTTCGCTCAGCAGATCTGTCCAGAAGAAGCTCTTGGCAACCGATGGGCTGGTGGCGGCAAGATTGGCCTTGGCGGCTTCGAGTGAAGCGAAGTCCGCTTCGTGGAGATCGAGTGCCAAGATGCCGGGTGACCGCGCCAAGACCTCTGCCGACAGATAGCCCCAGCCGGCGCAGAAATCCGCAACGTTGCCGCGCAGGTCCGCCGGGAGATTGTCGGCCAGCAGTTTCGAGCCGGCGTCGACCTTGTCGAACGAGAACATGCCTGGCCGGGTGCTGAAACGATTGTCGACCAGTTGGTCGGGATTGG contains the following coding sequences:
- a CDS encoding class I SAM-dependent methyltransferase, translating into MSAEPLKTLFHPFEAEAVALPRNGERVLFLGAEPGLRPPQGFEAALHLVQGFRPYFRTLQAAGFAVTPQAEGDGFDAALVLAGRHRGQNELHIAEALERMAPDSLIVVAGGKDDGVASLRRRVEELVPLEGHLPKYHGIAFWFRRPAGAHAATTLRAANPDQLVDNRFSTRPGMFSFDKVDAGSKLLADNLPADLRGNVADFCAGWGYLSAEVLARSPGILALDLHEADFASLEAAKANLAATSPSVAKSFFWTDLLSEPVEKRYDAIVMNPPFHRSRAAEPEIGAGMIRSVAKALKPGGRLFMVANRQLPYEPVLSAAFSSHAELARDGMFKVFATRR
- a CDS encoding bifunctional diguanylate cyclase/phosphodiesterase, yielding MPAVSNPKRTPMFRLLTIASSGIGSFVLGLWGLRFALGDSIEGMPIGLTVAIMAALCALAAAGAALSFFAGVDESVDFVFKETYFDKLTGLLARPAMVGKIAEAACATSRTGEPMFLIDIDIDRFKHINDAIGYSHGDELIRGFTKRLRACVPEGAVIGRIGAGEFGVLIPDHAVQGSMEGLVEKIIDEMMEPYELSSHMQSVNLSVGIVAMPKDGVDPVLILRRSNLALQNARASGVGNWSVFHSEMGRVADHRQWVESELLTAFERGDFDLHYQPQLDLPTGRIVGYEALIRWKHPERGMIPPMEFIPIAEETGMIGPIGEWVLRKACSDARHLPDDCFVAVNISPVQFMTKDFVGLVRDTMASTGIKPSRLELEVTETAMMQDRDRAAAILKELADMGISVAVDDFGTGYSNLSYLIDFSFGKLKIDRSFVSRIDTDSSSGAVVSTIVGLSRALGVSIIAEGVETESQATLLRAAGCEVVQGYLFGRPAPLKIRSGDARIADDERRVANLH
- the fabI gene encoding enoyl-ACP reductase FabI; amino-acid sequence: MDGLMKGKRGLVMGVANDHSIAWGIARKLSEHGAELAFSYQGDAFGRRVKPLADRLGASLVVPCDVEDSASVAATFETLGNAWGKLDFVVHAIGFSDKNELKGLYADTSRDNFVRTMVISCYSFTEIARHAAALMQDGGSMITLTYAGSVRVMPNYNVMGVAKAGLEASVRYLANDYGPRGIRVNGISAGPVRTLAGAGISDARHMFSYQQRNSPLRRTVTLEEVGGSALYLLSDLSSGVTGEIHYVDSGYHIVSMPTLDELKQTDGGRD